A single region of the Lotus japonicus ecotype B-129 chromosome 4, LjGifu_v1.2 genome encodes:
- the LOC130713123 gene encoding uncharacterized protein At4g04775-like, whose product MNPRFSSRSSTSCSAPSLKKCGCGKEVILYRSNSTNNPGKLFWRCPDWKEKGNCGFFQWDIRPVAEDDMEGSSKLNEGLNLRQDMKEMMEKKLARLKEDIDEIVQKAIENFRKDMDDKKDKKIERMKMKLKNEGSKLNVLWFFFGISLVVALSKWF is encoded by the exons ATGAACCCAAGGTTCAGTTCGCGTTCCTCCACCTCATGCTCTGCACCATCGTTGAAGAAGTGTGGCTGTGGGAAAGAGGTTATTCTCTACAGATCCAATTCGACGAATAACCCTGGAAAGCTTTTTTGGAGGTGTCCTGATTGGAAG GAAAAAGGGAATTGTGGTTTTTTCCAGTGGGATATACGACCTGTTGCTGAGGATGATATGGAGGGATCTTCAAAATTGAATGAAGGATTGAACCTGAGGCAAGACATGAAGGAAATGATGGAAAAAAAGCTAGCTAGGTTGAAGGAAGACATTGATGAAATTGTGCAGAAGGCAATTGAGAACTTCAGGAAAGACATGGATGACAAGAAGGACAAGAAAATAgaaaggatgaagatgaagctgaAAAATGAGGGATCGAAGTTGAATGTGTTGTGGTTCTTCTTTGGGATTAGCTTGGTTGTAGCACTGTCAAAGTGGTTTTAG